Within Quercus lobata isolate SW786 chromosome 5, ValleyOak3.0 Primary Assembly, whole genome shotgun sequence, the genomic segment gtgtgtgtgtgagagagagagagagagagagaggtgggtATGGAGGAGATGTGGGTGAAAGTTGTGAGGAGGGAGAAGTAATTAGTAACGTCTGCAAGAAGGGGCGATGTGGGCTAGGAGTGGCTGCGTTAAAGTCGATGTCAGTTAGGAATGGCATCCGAGTGTGTGAGGTGAAGAGttgtgtggagagagagagagagagagagagagagagagagagagagagagagagagagagagagagagagagtgtgtgtttGGAGGTGGGTGTAGACACTTAGTTGAAATTTTACTAGGGTAAAGTGGCGCTTTTTGTTTGTGGCGATTTAATACCACCGTATTAGGtatttcttttgtaattacCTATTGTGGCAGTTTTGAGCTGTCGTAATAAACCTTGTACAAAAGAGTTCAGTGTTTAAGTGTTGGACCTATTGCAACACTTCTAAACCGCCATAATAGGGCttgacctaaaaaaaatttctgatcTATTCTAGCGCTTTCAACACACTGTAATAGGTTTTTGTCTTATAATTAACTATTGCAACAGTTATAAAACGCCCATCCAATAATTGACCTACCTCggcattttcaaaatttcataacagttttttatttagtaattaTCTCTTGCGGAAGTTTTAAAATAGTGTAGTAgaccctatattaaaaaaaaaaaaaaaaataaacgaaTCCAAAAAGTGACCTATCCTGGCGCTTTCAAAAAGCTGTAATAGGTATTATTCCTTAGAAGCGCCCCTATAGACCCTAACAAAACAACGATGTTGGCCATACCTGTTGCGGTGTTTACAAAAGCACCGCTATAGGTATATGGTTTATAGCGGTACTTATCAAAACTACCGTAATAGGGGACCTATAGGGTGTTTTTAGAAAACGATAGTAAAAAAACGCCGGTAtaaatagggtttttttttaaaaatattttttttaaatgccaatTGGATGTAAAAACGCCAGTTACACTacctaataacttattattgaaatcTCATAGTAAGATTACATGTTTTTAACGGGCATTCCAATTTTAAtgccaattggatgttatttaccattcgatcGATAAgcttatcttttatgcattattttaaattataaaaacttgaatttaaacaactgattgataacatgattattgatctttaatcaccttgaaattttgcgaGCATGGAAAATAAACGAAGATAATAAAATCCAATGATGGATATTTCAAAATTAGtatccaattaataatttttgaatggtGTGATATTATTTGTACACACACGCACTTAAACACTGAAactaaattataataagaatGATAGGACAAAAAGGATAGTTTGTTATGCATGAATAATGTCTATAGCAAGTAAGCACGGGAGCACAAAAAGCATGAGCATGATTGTGAAGCCCGAGTTAAAGAGatgcttttctatttttacatagaTATGTTCAAAGAAAAGCTGTTTTTTCACATAGATATGATCGCCTTCAAAAGTTCTTTCCAAAAACAGAGCAGTTTTTCTCAGTTCCTCCCCCAATATTCTATTTTGCTTACGTCAATGTGAAGCATGCTTTCGTAcatttctctcccttcatttttAGGATGCATTTGGatattgtttattttgctgaaaattaaaaactgaaaataataaaaaaaataatttccggATTACTGTTCACACCAAAAACACTGTTCATTTGTCtatttgcattgttcatgtcccatgaacagtgcaatagGCATtggtttaaagaaaaaaaaagaaagaagaagttgaaAACGCAAAACATGGGGATGTGGACGCTGAATCCAAATGCTACCCTAATCATTTAGTTGAGGAATCTGTCCATGGTTTAGGATTATCTACATTGAACTTCCCTAGTATTGTTTGTAATTAGTAATTAATGTGTGCCACGTGTGAGAACAAAAGGTTTTGCAGTcatttctcaaccaaaaaaaaaaaaaaaaaaatgtcatgtaGTTTGTTCATCTGAATTAGTTTatgtagattaaaaaaaaaaaaaaaaatttttttagttacatACCCAACTTATTTTCTAAGCCCAATAAACCAATGTAAACAAGTCATTCTAAATGAACGGTTATATATTATTTGCTGAAGATTGTACCATGAAATTGTGGATTTGAAGTTAGAATCTTTGGGGGTTGTGGGTGAGGATGGTATAGAGCGGATAAGGCTCATATTGATTGTGCTTAATTTATAGTGGAACCAGATTCGATTGAAGATTGATTAGAAGTTTGTTTATACCCATCACCATTTCTTTGATGGTAGTACTCACTCATTTCACATTAATGTTAAATCTCATAATGAATTTGATTAAGAAACCTGAATTTTGTTCGAGGAGAAAGCAATATGTTGCTATACTTAGTACGCACTGAATAATTATTTAGTTGGATATCTAGATGAATTTAAACTAGTAGTAAATAATGATCCTTTTGTATACTAAAAAATCACTAGTCCATTGTGAAACATGTGGCCTTTATACACGTGTGGGCTAAAAAGGGTTTTTGTTAGGGTTCAGCATGAAACTCGCCTAACTTGACCCAAATTGAAGGGTCTTGGGCGGGTTGAAAGGAAGCTTAGGTTTGGCTCGGGCCAAACTATTGGGTTTGTTTCAGGTATCGGGTCAATTTAGgatccaacccaacccgcccGATATAATGATCCTTTTGTATACTAAAAAATCACTAGTCCATTGTGAAACATGTGGCCTTTATAAACGTGTGGGCTAAAAAGGGTTTTTGTTAGGGTTCAGCATGAAACTCGCCTAACTTGACCTAAACTGAAGGGTCTTGGGCGGGTTGAAAGGAAGCTCAGGTTTGGCTCGGGCCAAACTATTGGGTTTGTTTCAGGTATCGGGTCAATTTAGgatccaacccaacccgcccgatatttattagaaaaaaaaactagacaAATATTTGCAgacaaaatgagagagagagagagagagagagagagagagataaaaatcaatcatcataattttaatttggcaTTCACAAGAATCAATTGACATCATAAATAGGTATAGGGGCATTCACAAAACCGCTCAAACTACATGATTGCACCCAAACTGACCAAAACTACTAGCAAAATTAAGTAACTGCACTGCACTATAATTGGTTATAAACTGTCCCGCAACCACACCTATATATAATTATctcttttatattaaatatatattaataatttaataatatatgaaataaGTGATCAGCTTAGTGTTAGTAAATTTCAGCTTCATGTTAAAACAATTTCACTTAGGTTAGATACAAAATCGAAAGTTTGAAACATCATTCACTTCTCCATCTCACAATTTCACTCTCACAAAATCAATAGTTTAaaagtttaatattattttttttgtttgttttgtgtatACTATATATTGGGGGATCAGCTTTGCCTCAGTTCTTCCTCAGCACTGCCCTTGGCTGACCACCACACATAATTGGCTGATTAAAACCTCCTACAAAGGGCACAATTCAAAAAGCCAATTGAAATGAGCTGTAACTGAATAGTTTCAATGCATAGGCCAATCCAGCTGCACTCCTTATGCCACAATGTCGCAACAATAAGATGGTAGGTAAACCATGGATACTTCCTGGTTAAGTAGTCAGCACTACTTATCAAATAGTGGAAACCTCCCACAAGAATAAAATCATTCAATTGTATTTGCCATGCTATAATAAACTAGCACAATTCATTTTTGTCTAGCATTAAGACTTGCTTGGTTCTCTTGTTTATTAAAGACTTcaaaatataacaattatatatatacaatttcaCAAATAAACCGATTAACCGCAATTCTTTTCAGTAATATACCTTCTGTTTTCATTATGACTTTCATATTTGTGCTTGCTTTAATTGGTATGGACAAGAAAACTGATTGGAAATTACAAGATATTATGAGGTCTTATATTGTATaaagggcaaattacaacttacccacctaTGGTTTGGTCGAAATTTAATTTGCTTAcatgtggtttaaaatttgacactttacccacttgagGTTAGCTCAGTTAGAGTTCCGTAACATACAtttgttaaaaacatgattaaatatgtaattttgctctacttttatgtctctctcctctaaaaaaaaaaatatatatatatatatatatataaatacaagatcaaataagataaaaaatgatCTAGCGGAACGCTTTTATCATGGGATTTCAAATCACAagtaaataatttaaattttggtcaaacctTAGATGggtaaaatgttaaatttcaaatctcaggtgggtaaagtgtcaaatttcaaaccacatgtgggcaacttaaatttcagccaaaccaccagtaagttgtaatttgccatTGTATAAAACATTACCATTAAAAGCAATCCTAAATTCTTCATTCGGAACAAGGTTGTTCGCGGTGGGATTGTAGAAAAGCCTTAGCTTTTCCCCCTGTAAAACATTATATGCACCTTGTCATTAGAACAGGATAACTAAGAAAAGCCCATTGCAATTGTAATTCAGCAGCAATGCCAAGCTTACAGAAGAAGGAGGAAGACCATTCATGGTTTTCCAATATACTGGGGCCTTGCCGAGTTCAAACATAGCCCGTGAAGGGAGGGTAAACCTGAAAGGAAGGAATTCACAGTACACCATAATCATGATTCAACTTCTAACAATATAAGGcaatgatttgtttttttgtcacGTATGCCCCcgctttgtttttttgggtggcACGGTTGAGGGGTGGGGGGTGTGTGTGATAAGaatagatagaaatccaagaaGACAGGGTGCTATTTAGTTAAGAAAAAGACTTTTTACACCAGTCGCGGttctaggaaatttttttagggtggtcactaaaaaatttaaattaccaccatatttttcttgatgccattttttttaagaaaaatgaaattagaaattatttttattgaataggttgaacaagctacaaatttcattttttttgttttataataggctttttgttgaataattttttcacttcttgttgtttggtcttgtcttgtttttgtttggtttatgtttgttttatttgagctaatatttattgttgttatttaagctttaaaaaaaataggtaTTAAGAATTATGTTTGGTGGcagaattaattttgaaataatactacatccacaacatttttacaataaattttatgcaaTATTAGTATTTGGCCCAAATTAGAATCAGTAACAGCTTACTACattagatttgttgtaaaattattgaaaaaatgttgtgaatgtagtaATACtatactcttatttttgttaagtccaaatttttgtaattctaaagtcagggtgttcaaaatttttattagggtAGTTACAATAGGTTAGTTtagcatataatattttttttggtaattgtatatatacatttttttgcaAGTTAGGGTGATCCTATGACCACCCTGGCTTGCATGTAGAGCCGATGTTCTACACCAGCAACTTTCATGACAAAAGTTTAGtactgaaataaaaaatgaccaGGAAAAGGAATTCATACTCTTTGGTTTCCTCAACAGGACTAGTTGTAACAGCTGCTGCAGCTCTGACTTCCCCACTAATCTTGACAACTCTCTTCTTCATTGGGAAAAACCGTGGCAACGAATTACCGATGAAACTGCTAGCTGCGTAAGAAAACATGAAGCTGTTGTATATTTGAAGTCTAGGATATAAACTTCTagctatttttaattttgattttggggttTTCAATCCTGTTTCCAGCTTGTACCCAAATTTGTATCAAGATACAGTCATGCAGTTGAGAAATTTGGTCACACATCACCAAAGTATATATGACCATACGTAAATGGTTAGCACAAAATGTAGATATTAATTGACTGTTCTTGAAATAGAACTCCTAGAAGCTTTTGTtctttgatgattttgaaatggagtgataaattaattttatttatctttggACTTTGGTAATGTAAATTAGAATGACAAATAGGTACAGAGAAGCAAACCAAtaaataaacagaaaatatatattatctagTATCTACCATAAACTTTTtcccccctcaaaaaaaatcaaatgagtATCATTTAACTTTTGAACATTTggcaatttatattttttatcaacaGCTATGCCACTTAAACTCTACAAACACCTCCATCCAGTTAAATGGATTTAGTTATGccaatttttcttattaaagaATCACAACCAAATAGACTGAAATGTTGCTACTATTTTACTTCTAAGTAGTAAGTTGAGCAACAACTTGGACTGAACTTCTATTCTTTATGGTCTGGTCCTCTTTTGCACTGGAATAAGATGAACCCCATTATCTCATTAATTTCAGAGTGTTTCTCGTTAAATTTAGTGCAATTGAAGTTTGTGAGTAAGAGAAGAGTTTTATGACTAACAATTGAAGTTTGTGCAATATTTGGTTCtaaaatgtaaatttcaaaCTGAGGGGTAGTCCAAAAATCATAAAGAACAATATTTGGAACATGTTTTGGAATCTCAAACCTCAAGTCATGAAAAGGTTATAGTACACACTAAACAGTATATATTAGTCCACCTAAACCCCATAAAGAATTTTCAGTTGAACAGAAACAGAGACCATAGCAAAGAGACTTACCAAGCGAATTTGAAACAAGTCGAATTGTATTAGTATTGGAAACGGACTGCATGGCCAGAAACGTTTGTGTGGAAGACGTAATAATTGATGCATTTACTGCCGCCATTTCTCACACTTTCAGTGCCTTGTCCAACTAATTCTCAGAcacgaagagagagagagagagagagagagagcgcgctGTAGAAACAGAAGCGTCCCaccacaaacaaaaattaagcaTAAATATCTATCTATACAAGTAAGAGGAATAGACAAAAACGTATATAtcttaataagatttttttttttttttttaaaagaaaagattaatatttagttatttttttctttcatgacTTGGATACAACATGGCGAAACTAAATGATTCAAATGAAATTcaatgagaatatatatatatatatatatatatatatatatatatatataacggtGGCTATCTACCTAGTTTTCTTGGAATTGAAGTTCAATCGGTAGAGCACCGCCTTGTCAAAAGCGGAAGTTGCATGTTTGAGCCCTAACTGAGTGCTTTAACTAAAAGTTTAGtaacaaaattagttgtagtctaAGGTTTAGGCTATAActccattcaatatttttttattgaatattaattttgacaaatctattattagattacattttattcttatattcctcatatttgcaaaatttccagaagatcaaaattcaatagctatatcatcaatcaaatgtttgaattttattgtctaaaattttacataaaaaataagtttatagatcaaggAGTATATAAAATCCGATTGACACGAAATTTTACTTGTGTATTATTgtgtattaagaacataaaaaacaagcaattcaacaattatattttcaaaatatgtaatcatgTTGATTTTTTAAGTGGAAGTTGTAATATTAggctacaaccaagtttgtaatcaaattttgtcctattttattttatttttatttacgtTTTCATTAATTTGATTGGTGGATTAGTCTATTTTTTGCTTTCCTTCCCATattttaaagggtttttttaattttaaattattgaaatattctAGTATAAAATTAATTCTAGATAATTTGCATGTAAAGTGGGAGTTGTAatcttaggctacaactaagtttgtaaacaaactttttcctattttattttatttctatttgcGTTTTCACTAATTTGATTGGTGGATCAGTCTATTTTTTGCTTCCCCTCCCatattttaaagtattttttttaattttaaattattgaaaaattttagtataaaattaattatagataatttgcatgttttaaaaaatgtcaagttATAATTGATAAATGCTCATTTGAAATATATTagttttcaattattttatattttgttcatattgaatagatactaattttattttttttcatatattaatttgGACTTAaatcttagtatttttttattcttgaattccaaacttttttttttgttcatactTTTGGCCCAAAaactaaggttatgtttggtaacaataTTTGTTTTCTAcgttcaaaaacttgtttttggaaatataaagaaaaaaaaattcttgtattttgaaataaaaaaacatatttgattagttgaaattaaaaagatagattttagaagaaaaaaatagaaaatactaaactATGTTATtcctaggatttgaactctagtGCTAACTCAGAAAATGAGActgattcattaaattaaatacgtgttttcattaacttttgaaaattagaaactgaaaacggcattttgcatgtttttagtttccttcacaaattgagttttaagaacagtttttgttttttgtccattttgggtGCCAActaagttttttagtctcagaaatagaaaattgcttttagaaacagaaaataaggggaaaaaacaattaccaaacatactctaaaattttagtcccatcGTTGTCCATAGCTACCACCAAACCAAAAATTAGCAAGAGCTTTTGGACCTggactcttttaaaaaaaaaaaaaaaatccaaagtccATGCAAGTATATATTCCATATATAAACCCATATCGTTGATTGAGCTAAAATCAAGAGCAATTATGCGTCCTTGATTTTCGTCTCAATCAAGGATACATGACCTATACACTGAGTACCTCTCATGTATCTTACATTATAGAAAAAACTCAGAGTATATATATTATGCACAGTTATTTCGTGAgtcctcctcttttttttttttttttttttcaacatggTATCAAAGTCACATCCTTGCAGCCAGAGGTGTTCGCCAAACTGCTTAAATGCATGACCACACCAAAACCGACTAAATTCGCTTGTAAAATGGAGTAACTGCGCAACATTTATAATATCCCTAACAtcattcatttaaatatttgtttattatattttgaagTGGCATAGATTATATTCGTTACTACATcgttaatttataattttttaagtaaaatttattataactttagcattccacccccccccccccaaaaaaaaggcatattaaataaaaagatgataTTAAACACTAGTTAAATATTACTTGCCTAATAAAACTAGTTGAATATATCGTCCTAGGCCTCCAAATTTGCTTACCGACCCTGTGTGCTTCTACACACCACCTAACTTCTTCTTGCAAGGTAAGATCCAATCACGCATTTGATTGTCCTTGTTGGGTCATGTGCGACTTCCAGCTTGCATCACTATGTGACATCAGGATTGATGCCACGTAAGCAGCCACATCAGCATATTTAGACATATAATCATTCATGTAAGCAAGGTAGTCTCTACTTGCACTATATTTAATCTAAAAACCAACTTGCGGATTTGTTCACCAGTATCATACTCTGATCCGCTAAGCCGTCTTAGCGATTTTGTCTCCAAATTCAAGATTGATTCCTTTGAGGGAGAATGTTAGCAAatacatgtgtgtatatatatacatattcttGATCAAGCTAAAATCAAAGACAATTTCTGTGTATTTGATTTTAGTCTTAACTCTTAACCAAGGATCTTCCTTTCTCCCTAGGTCAATTATATGGCTTATATGATTGGTGCTACTTGTTACTGTTTAACGTTTAAAAGACACGTTTGGTTAGGCAATtgaatttctcattttctttatgGGGCGCAGTCGAAGTTTATGAAGCATTACCAATCATACATGCTTGCTAAGTGTTTTATGGCCTAATTACTCTACAATGATCTTTGAGAAAGTTTAGCAGTGAACAATGATcgttttttaatactaaaatcgTGAATGCCAAAAACGTGCAGTGgaatataaatgaaaagaacGAGACTCACAAGAAATCCATTGTGAAACAGGTGGCCTCTATAAACGTGTGGCCTAAAAAGGTTTCTCGTCAAAGACGCAAAGATTGACACATTTGTGGGTGATGAATCACATTTTGAGTGCCTTTCTTAGCTTCCaagggagagagagatgcacTTATATTCAAtctaatggtaaaaaaaatgaaggcaaTATTACCGTAGATAATACTACCATTCGGGAATGAATTGTTGAAACttcttgaaaaggaaaaaaaccaGAGACACAAA encodes:
- the LOC115988907 gene encoding uncharacterized protein LOC115988907 isoform X2, which translates into the protein MAAVNASIITSSTQTFLAMQSVSNTNTIRLVSNSLASSFIGNSLPRFFPMKKRVVKISGEVRAAAAVTTSPVEETKEFTLPSRAMFELGKAPVYWKTMNGLPPSSGEKLRLFYNPTANNLVPNEEFRIAFNGGFNQPIMCGGQPRAVLRKN
- the LOC115988907 gene encoding uncharacterized protein LOC115988907 isoform X1; the protein is MAAVNASIITSSTQTFLAMQSVSNTNTIRLVSNSLASSFIGNSLPRFFPMKKRVVKISGEVRAAAAVTTSPVEETKEFTLPSRAMFELGKAPVYWKTMNGLPPSSGEKLRLFYNPTANNLVPNEEFRIAFNGSIHGLPTILLLRHCGIRSAAGLAYALKLFSYSSFQLAF
- the LOC115988907 gene encoding uncharacterized protein LOC115988907 isoform X3 produces the protein MAAVNASIITSSTQTFLAMQSVSNTNTIRLVSNSLASSFIGNSLPRFFPMKKRVVKISGEVRAAAAVTTSPVEETKEFTLPSWTMFELGKAPVYWKTMNGLPPSSGEKLTIFYNPTATNLVPNEEFGIAFNELRFSMVNLCLP
- the LOC115988907 gene encoding uncharacterized protein LOC115988907 isoform X4; translation: MAAVNASIITSSTQTFLAMQSVSNTNTIRLVSNSLASSFIGNSLPRFFPMKKRVVKISGEVRAAAAVTTSPVEETKEFTLPSWTMFELGKAPVYWKTMNGLPPSSGEKLTIFYNPTATNLVPNEEFGIAFNAGAKVTQTGSHT